One window of Nicotiana tomentosiformis chromosome 11, ASM39032v3, whole genome shotgun sequence genomic DNA carries:
- the LOC138901725 gene encoding uncharacterized protein — MIISGVDVPQGLMLKRTKVSITREKWTHDYILEGTLSFNDEDVEGIVHPHNNALVISVLINKSRVKRVLIDPGSLANIIRSRVIEQLGLQDQIVLAVRVLNGFNMACETTKGEITLPVNAVRAIEEAKFYVIKGDMRYNALFGRQWIHNMRAVPLTLYQVLKFPMP, encoded by the coding sequence atgatcatcagtgGAGTCGATGTCCCTCAAGGGCTgatgttaaagcgcaccaaagtatccatcacaagagAAAAATGGACTCATGATTATATATTAGAGGGAACtttgtctttcaacgacgaggatgtAGAAGGGATAGTGCATCCCCACAATaatgcattggtaatatctgtacttataaataaatctcgagttaagcgtgtgttaattgatccaggtagcttggccaacatcatccggtcgagggtcatagaacaactcggtctacaagatcaaatcgtgctTGCAGTCCGAGTTctgaatggattcaacatggcatgtgaaaccactaagggggagataacattaccagtGAATGCCGTCAGGGCCATCGAGGaggccaagttttatgtgatcaaaggagatatgaggtacaatgccttgTTTGGGAGGcagtggatccacaacatgagggcagtgcccttGACTCTttaccaagtgttaaaattcccaatgCCATAA